The Topomyia yanbarensis strain Yona2022 chromosome 3, ASM3024719v1, whole genome shotgun sequence nucleotide sequence GGTTCTCATTTGGTCAGTGTCAGACCGTactaatagcgttttcgttttttcttggtgctacaccggtgtagtgcaaagaaagagactaattacacccaagtttgaatgatttttttttatcgaggGGGAATCTGCAAAAGAGACCACTACCGACTTGGCCGTGGTACTGTCGGATTCTTGCTGCAGCTCTCTCCAGcaagcctaccgactaaaccttaACCTCCTGTATCTCCGTATCCTTTTCCTCCCGGGACCACCGTTGAGTATTACTTCGGAAGGGGagcacccaagtttgaatgagtatagcaccgactacaccggagtagtgcactgtcaaaaacgaaaatgccataagtGACGTAATGATTTAAgaaaaaaacaagtttaaaatttgaatcgcagcatcctttacattataattagaatttcatccagtgctatcattatctcattatCATCATTATTATTTGCAACAACATTTTAGCATAAGTCTTATATCAGGTTAAGGAAATAAGATAATGCCAAATGCTATCGAATcgcatattttttgaaaatttgagcaTTGTCGATGTAACACATTGAATAATGCCGGAAAATACTGAAAGGCCTCAATTTCATTGATTGCTTGTCCTACAAAACATGGATCGCGTTTGAACCCAATAAGAATTTTAATCGAACTCCAATCATTGCATTATATCGTTTGAACCAACATGTTAAACAGAGACACTATCATAATGTGTAATAAATAGTAAGATGAATAGTGGAGCTAGAATGATGTAGAGCAGTAATTCTCAActtggggtccgcggacccctaggggccaagaagtcgttgctgggggtccgcgaagaaaaatatattttccgagtgcagatTGAAATGTCGTATTTCcttacaaactgaaaataacattaaaagcatacaaaatcgaatttattcgtGGGGGTCCGCATCAGCCCAGGGTGATTTCTGAGGGGTACGAAAAAgtttgagaaccgctgatgtagagTATAACCCATGTACTAATTGTCCATGATTTGATGTTACACCAGTTACACTATTAATGTATTGAAAGCTAATGTTATATTCTTTCATATTTGCAGGAACCCACCCTTCCGCATCCGGGTTCGACTGTCCCGCCGCCGTAACGACGATGAGGACTCTCCTAACAAACTGTACACCTTGGTTACGTACGTTCCAGTGCCGACGTTCAAGGAGCTGCAAACGGAGAATGTTGAATCGACCGACGATTAAACTGTAAATTAATTACACGCTAAGTTAAGGGTCTTTAACGAAGGATGGAATTCCTTCATCGGTTGCAGTTGGTTCAACATGTATTTTGTCAATGCGATGAAAGAGGATGAATTTGTGGGAAAATAAACCCCAAGTGGTAAAAACGGACTCGCGCTATTTAAAGATTTTTATCCGAAAATCCACTAATCCGCTACTAGGTGCAACGAAATATTGATGTGGTACAATTTATAAAGCGCAACGATTACGATTCCTGTTATCTGTTTGGATTAACAAAACTATTCTAACTAAACACAAAGAAAAGTCGGGAACTGAGTTTTTCGAAAAAGAAACGCGATGTGTCCCACATAGATGTTTATGATTACTTGGGAatgtattatttttaatttcatttattcTTGAATATCATTTTATTCAGTTACTAGAAGTATGTTTTTAAATAAGATAAAGTATTGTTAACCGTTACCAAAGTAGCTTCTATGAAGCACCATTTATTGTATAATCACTATCGCGAAAAGGATGaataaatttcaaacaattttaacaaCACACTTCACTCTGAATCCCAACATTGCTCACAGGGCATCATGAACGGCTTTCACCAGAACAGTCATGCTTTCAACTGGCGTCTGCGGTGTGATTCCGTGACCGAGATTAGCGATGTACCGATGCTTACCAAACTTTCGCACCATAGTCAAAACTAACTCGCGAAGCTCTTCCGGCGATTTGTACAAATCTTGTGGATCCAAGTTACCCTGAAGTGTAACATTCGGTCCCACTAGCTCTCGCGCTTCCACTGGATCGATAGTCCAGTCGAGACCAATAACGTCATAACCAGTTGCCGCCTGTTCCGGCAGAGAGTGCATAGCTCCCTTTGAGAATAATGTTAAAGGAACGGGTGTAATACCTTCGTCCGCAAGCTTCTTATGTAAATCATCACGAATTCGTTTCAGATAAGGCAGACAAACCGTCAGGTACTGTTCTTTTGATAAATACTCCGCGCTGGATTCAAAAACTTGTAACATTTGTGCTCCGGCTTTAATCTGCATCAGCAGATAGTCGATCACCTGATCAGTTAGAATATTCAACAGCTGTTTGGATGCCTCGGGGTAGTCCGTGAGCCACGATTTAGCCTTTGACATTGTCTTACTACCACCTCCTTCAATCATGTAACCCATAAGGGTCCAAGGAGCACCGGAAAATCCAATCAATGGCACCTTCCCGTCCAATAGATGCCGCATCATGGTAATCGCATCGCCGACATACTTCAGTCTTTCAATCGTTCCCGTCTGATTGAGCCGTTCCAAATCAGCAGGTGTAACCAGTGGCTCGGGCAGCACTGGACCAACTCCTTTTTTCATTTCAACCGTAATTCCCAGCGCTTGAGGAATAACGAGTATGTCCGAGAAAATGATGGATGCATCGAGGTCGAACCGTCGCAGAGGCTGCATGGTCACTTCGCATGCCAACTCCGGGGTCCGGCATATTTCGAAAAACTCGTGCTTGGCTCGTACTTCCAAAAACTCCGGCAAATACCGTCCTGCTTGACGCATTACCCAAACCGGTACGCGGTCCACAGGCTCTCCGCGGGCTGCACGCAGCAAATTGTCATTTTTCAGCGGTGGAAATTCCTGGAAACGAAAAATTGTATATATAATATACGATACTttcaaaaattgacatcaagcATATAGGGCCCTACACTATTGTTCGGCAAGGAGGTTAGTGGATTCTTATCAGCCACCGCAAGACTAGACATTGACGAAGTACAGAAAAACAGGAACAATGACAGAAACAATAGCGTACAAAACATTCCAAGCACGATAGAGAAGCGATCCAATACCAGTAACATTTTTAAAACCGTGACTAATCAAAATCACATAAATTAGTAAGCAAATTTTAATATTGAACTGCACCCGCTGAACGAGGATGTATAAGTATGAAACAAACCGCACACCTTGTTAGCAACCATCTCAATCTGCTTATCTTCCGAAGCACCACTGCTACGGGTCAAAGTTGTCCTGCGAGATTGATTGGACGAAATTCAATTAAAACAAATTAAGTAATCCTATTTTGTTCGGAATGCTATTCTCTTATCACTAACTGCGATTACGATACACACACCGACCATTCattagtatatttttttcatcgcaaaaaataatattgactGACATTTCCTTTTCATATCATACGCAGAAACGTCACTATCACTTCagagcagagatgccaggtaattttttcaaatgtctacaataataattttaaaagtctgggaagaacaaaaaatgtcatgaAAGCtagcccggatagaattttacaatagcatttaccctacaaacaatcataaaacaataaatattatagttattactgtttcaacattgttcgatgccaagttctcacagtagattaacaataaaatttcaagtaacaataaatttcactgttcagcaaaaaactgatacagtgcattcacattaaattttactgttttcgagaaaaaaacgtATGgagcaaaattgatttttttaatgttaagatacataaccacccccccttttcactgtaaaagtttGTTTTAcgttgaaatttactgtaaaaacgttaaagtttattgtttttgtattgtagcataacactaaaacttactgtaaattattgtaaaattactgtactggcacagtgaaaatcatggttttgttactgtacatttctattcgtaaccaaaagcctttatattcaataatctgtaaatatctgcaaccaaactaaaaaatctgcaaatatctgcaaccaaactaaaaatctgcaaatatctgcgtcatcgaaaaaatctgcagcttaaattagaagtctgcgaatttgcaagtctgcaaatctggcatctctgcttcAGAGAAACTAGTAGAAACGATAGAAACGCAAAAATTGTTTTGGTTAGGTtttaccaaagagaataggtaaagagacgaagagtgaaaatcagtcaaaacggcaacactccctttatgatgattttaacactagaattttggcaaccgcttccacaggcagcactttaaatgactcctattatattttgaaaacaaaccgtacgtcgatcgttggatttgtttatcaaaagatgtccatttcgaaacaaagagatgaaataattataaagattgtttttactcatacatatactctaggatgcaccttacaatcacgattgaacttaattctgacgaaaactcaaatttcttttttgatagatgtacaatacttatcttctctaactcaggcatgagtaatgtttatttacattgcacgattggtctgctcaataaggtatttttggcttcacactattcgtctctttccctattctctttgggttTTACGCGTTTTTCACTGCTAACCGGGAGCTCGTGCTGCATATTCGttaagtttgatgaaagccgtTTTCAAAATCACCGTTGGTGCACACGGAAAAATGTTTGCATTTAAAATTATGGATTGAATTTCGGATTGATTTTAATACAAAcaatattgcgaatcttttcttaaatccacctTGCGACTTTTCATCCATGCGCCACCAGATCGTGCGTTTGAATTACGCGCCTAACTAATTTGCACCAGTACGAGTGTTTCAGACTCGACTGTCTCCCATATAGCAATAACTCGACGAATTGCTAgattatctcgagatagacaataTAGACAGGTAGAAAGTATATTTTTGTTGCTTTCAATGAAAATGACATGCTGTGCAGaaaataactcagtttgtttacatttctcATTAAAGGCCATTAAAATCAGCACTTTTCATCTAATAGTGTAGTGTTACGTCAACAGCTCGTACAATCTCATTGGACTGTCCCTTTTAGATTTTTGCGAGTTAAACTATTCTTCTAAAATCCCTACATTTTGATTCACTGTAATCCAATGACCAATtcaattcatgaaaataaaattagtcACTAAAAAGTGAAAATTCACTGTTCAGCTGTCATGGGTTGCgcttcgacttcatctcatcagaatccgacactagcttagAGTAGGAATAatttagcgccggattgacgctagatcCAAGACGGAAACACaacgcactatggtcccaaagctgtatttaggaagacaaaactgtttgcgccaaaaccGTTGGATTtcgatatatagtatcttcagcaaactttgttagtactttcttgccgatttttttatattagttgaattagggtggtccttgtggttagggtgttcaaagtatcaacttcttagatatgtaaaattcagctacataatgttctacaaagttataaatcaatcaaatttaagcaacttttctgacgaaactatgtggctatttctaatggttcatgtgctatgatttttgcaatatttaaggtagggtggctctttacaaattggttttctattaatatctttttatgtgttaatttctcgctaatactttgttctagaggtttttagaacttttgtaaatacacattattgccgaagcaatgaagtttctatctctttttttgcatagttacaggcgattttcaaaacaaaaatggtttttttcaaagctatatatcttccaacattgcaaatggattttcaatcttttaatttcatttgaaagattggAACTTTCGTAGTTTTTTGTGGAAAAACTGCGTGatcgttatttctgtaaaaaaaataattaatttttgaaaatggtgtatttttcaacaaaaatcgttcataacttttcaaatagacgagataataactttgttacttcagcaaaaactAATGTAGCATTGAAGCTCCaatacagcattaacaatgcaatgaaggtctatattagcatcaataatgcataactgcacagccgacatatagcattatcgcttgctctatatgcgtatataaagctgatataacgcgtacatgcttcaaggatctttaaagcatgtaagctttatatgtgcatttagtgccattatagagcaaataaaaagccgatataatgctattgtaatgctgtgggtttatttgttatgcaactcttcttgaagattatattcggcatatttaatttcaatcgaacatgtgCAATATAGTCTAGAGAgtaaacgcagcgcacttaccgtgaaggacgaggcaaggtaccacAGTTCGAGActgactaaaggtaattttcgtaaaacgttCATattatgtgagaacgaaaacccatcaaggatattcattacaatgcattagaagagagacaatttcggttttaaacagaacatcttattttaaaatttttccgttttgctcatcatacggaaaggaaacataagaaatggtttcaaaaccatggcggacaatgacagcatcctaaaactttttaatagcattagtattgccaatataaggctttcaaaatTGGTATTTgtgcgctggtgctatataatagcattagtactgcagaaacgagctgtcaatctctgcacagtaatagcactatatttcgcctttctggcataatatcagcattatattAGTATTTAGGGCATCAAGGCTCTttaagacagctttatatgtggatctacagcagatattaggctacgttataatgcttattggttacttgggaataccgaatgtcatggcaattctattggatttgtaaacgtttttgaaagaacaatctaccgtacatctaaatagtacagtggatttacagtagtgttagctgcaaactatcgttaattctaaatcggccaacaaaagttATCTATCCTTAAttaagtaaatcctttttggtttggactagtgctcaaaacgagtgctagaaagaaaatgttttagttcacgtcttgttatcttaaaataaattcttgaaacgagtttgttattctagcagcggaaattattgtatgcttttccaacatttatgcaatgtttgaaagtataaattaattatcgactataatgacggctgtgggtaagttaaggaaagattctcaattttttgttacttcaaaacaaataaaagtaacaggtctgaaaatcgctaaccgcgaactggtaaaataacttataaagcataattccctagcatctatataatgcatgatgacgatacttgctttattggcctcgtaatagataacttttatttagagtttactatagtacgctattaacactattgtgaattcacgctaacatatagttgtacggtaaaatgttgtgttttcaaacagtgtcacatattcaatagattttcattataacacacagtgactatttctcagttgattttaccataagagattgagcgatgaaaacgtgacctccttaaatcactatttttcatttgtcacttcatacattgatttatcgtaaatactttgtttgcagcacttttagcactttgcatggcgaagatttttgctgaagtaacaaagttaatACCCGAATAAACATctaatgatccaagagcctaacgacctgttgaGGGTATCATTCATAcattatgtggaatcgttggactatgtgggttaaagtttgtgtataattttttttattagggtatctcgtctatttgaaaagttatgaacaatttttgttgaaaaatacaccattttcaaaaattaattattttttttttacagaaataacgctcccgcagttttttcacaaaaaactacaaaagtttcgatttttcaaatgaaattaaaagattgaaaatccatttgcaatgttggaagatatatagctttgaaaaaaaccatttttgttttgaaaatcgcctgtaactatgcaaataaaagagatagaaacttcattgcttcggcaaaaatatgtatttacaaaagttctaaaaacctctagaacaaagtattagcgaaaaattaacacataaaaagatatcaatagaaaaccaatttttaaagagccaccctaccttaaatattgcaaaaatcatagcacatgaaccattagaaatagccacatagtttcttcagaaaagttgcttcaatatgattgatttataactttgtaaaacattgtgtagctgaattttacatatctaagaagttgatactttgaacaccctaaccacaaggaccaccctaattcaactaatataaaaaaatcggcaagaaagtactaacaaagtttgccgaagatactatatatctaaaaccaacggttttggcgcaaacagttttgtcttcctaaatacagctttgggaccatagtgcaacgtGTGCTTTGATGCAACCGGTAACTCCTCCAATTACTCAGTGGAAGCGTCACAGTGAGAATGACATGTCCTCCCATGCACATTAAATAACAGCAAccccacttgcgggtaaaggtagtACTTCCCATAATGATGCACGCACACATATACACTTGCACATTAAGCTTCTTACCTTCCTCCAagagaggcgctgtaacctctgtcgcttctcgtttgtatgggggaaggaaagagatatcagtcttcttaatatattATGTAGTCTTCGACTAAATGCAAGTACCGGAAAAAGCTAAGATATGACAAGTTACAATGCTCACAGGTGAAATACAATTAATGTTATTTATCAAATTCTTTCACAAATTTTCCCATAAAGTTTAAAGATGGCTGCACCAAAGTTATTCGTTCTCATGTGAATCCAATAAAAAATCGTTTTCCGAACGTAAAAAATACTTCCATACGTATCTGCGCAAAAAACCTTATAAATCTTCTAACCGTTGTCCGTCATCGGTCTTCTTAATCGAAGTTACAATCTAAACAAGATCCTGATGAGAACAGGAGAAAAACGCATCTTATCCCGCAATTCTACCTGCTGCATAGCAAAATTCGccgttttgctttttttttctatcttttgGATTCTTTGGCACAACCGTCATTTGGCttccagaaataaaattaatgacAGATTTATGTTAGCTTTACGGAACCCACACACTCACTGCACGATCCTAACGTTCGCTCTTTTTTTGCGAAAATGCTGTTAACGTTTTCAACGAGTATGGGCATCGAATTACAACAAGGGTCATTTTAGAGACGAGTGTAAAAAAGGACGATTTTTGTGACTTTCCATTTTCGCTTTCTATATACGAGGAAAGTGAACAACGACGTTGGTGCTGACATTAATGTTATTTTAAGGACTTTTAAGTGGTTTCGGTGAAGGGCATACTGTGCGTTCGATTGTGTTGTACGAATTTGGTGATTGGAAGCGTTCTTTGCTTTCTGCAATATTACAATCAATACCAGCTACCGCTTCGTTGCGAGGTCTATCTTCATAAGAATAATGCCGTTTTTGTTTGACCCCGAAACTGTGTCAGGTTGTAATCCCAACTGTTATACTTCATTTGAATAAcagtacccactgagacgtccaaaaaattgtttcaaaatcgttcaacacgggtccaacgatggacgttcgttgaacggttatttggacgtcgtccaaattggtccaacgaacgtccttcattggactattttgaaaccaaccgttcttagagggtagatAGCAATATCAGAAAATCGTATTTCGCAATGAGTTATAATAAGGTTGCGCTCATCCGGAAAATGTTTCGGAATTGTGTCTGGCTTCCGCCAAAACTTACGCACAAATGACACAACCAATTACGAGTCAGAAACGGTTgtcatttgagttggaattttGGCGGAAACAAGTCAGAACTCCATACTGCTTTCCGCATTGGCTTTACTGAGTAGAAAATGACGATGTTACtatgaatatttaaaattaagtttgatttttgtgtttcgaattcatctcgtcagtaactagcatcaactgggtgtctagttagatgatgtacccaaattagcactagttagatacaaaatacagttcacacaacacatgtgaacgcctaaagcaactggcttGTCCCGAGTGAAATCCCGCGAAGCAAAtgcagaagctctggtttgtTAACGAGAAAGCGAAAGCGAACTCTTGTCTTTCGGCTAGGGAACCAAACGACTGCCATTATGCAATAtgaattcccaaatgggaaaattggATTCAACCAATTTGGGCATTAAGGGTACaacttcaaaatcaaatttaaaaactaacttaaaaatcaaacttaattttaaattagatattGTGCGCTTTTAGtgcgcaaattggtttaatccaattttccctttttggaattaatattgcataatgtgattattttccaaatagattgtttttttttttcacggattttttttttcgttagaCCTTCACGGAGAACTTTATTTAGTCATCGATACCATATGTTTCTATCTGCTTCTTACTTTTCCTGTTTTAAATTGAATGCGTTGAACTCATTCAGTATATCTGCATGCTGCATCGCTAccgagggattgcccttcctatgatcattcttagggatagaccgttccaacatcaaattatagTCTTGTAAATTTTGGTCTTGgcaaactgcaaatgacgtgaaaacccaagatgataccagatgaggtataggcatacgtaaagcAAGAATTTTGGTTTTACGATTGGCAAGATAGACATTGCGTAAATACTGCCACAGACTAActgacataacactcaaaaacaaagcttcgcccgctttaacggtcattttaaatatatttgtagttgggactgtggccacatttgaaattatggcgccactgacatatgaacaagcatatgggggatagaccactagtgaaaaattgttcccaaacctgaggggtaacccagcagtaaatgagtgtttgggactgtgaataaaaggtggagctagtgttctgggaaaattgtcggatcgatgttttttgagggaattccctcatagtgttatgtctgttagtctgtgaacTGCTTCGCATCCCAAAAAAGAGATtattaaaaacgaaattaattcaaacataatgttttgaatatagaaactagaGTTTGCAGCCTTTTTCAGGATCTCAAGGCGTTTGACAACAATAATATTATCGTACACACATCCATacaccttatgcagattatcttgaatctgttttgtgTTTGTCAAATCTGCGAGTCTTCGTATTCTTATGCGTATACGCTCTTCTTCCCTTTGAGGCAGACCCTCGATCGCTACAGCAAATCTTACACTTTCATTTTCGGTGGAAGTGTGGCTACAATTTGGCAGGAAATCTTTGAGAAGTCCCAATCACATTCAATAGCTAAGATTTTCGATTTTGCTACCCCTGCTGGGATATGTTCTGCCAATATGACTAATAACTTGCATTATTGTCATTATGA carries:
- the LOC131691658 gene encoding uroporphyrinogen decarboxylase isoform X1, with the translated sequence MLLVLDRFSIVLGMFCTLLFLSLFLFFCTSSMSSLAVADKNPLTSLPNNSEFPPLKNDNLLRAARGEPVDRVPVWVMRQAGRYLPEFLEVRAKHEFFEICRTPELACEVTMQPLRRFDLDASIIFSDILVIPQALGITVEMKKGVGPVLPEPLVTPADLERLNQTGTIERLKYVGDAITMMRHLLDGKVPLIGFSGAPWTLMGYMIEGGGSKTMSKAKSWLTDYPEASKQLLNILTDQVIDYLLMQIKAGAQMLQVFESSAEYLSKEQYLTVCLPYLKRIRDDLHKKLADEGITPVPLTLFSKGAMHSLPEQAATGYDVIGLDWTIDPVEARELVGPNVTLQGNLDPQDLYKSPEELRELVLTMVRKFGKHRYIANLGHGITPQTPVESMTVLVKAVHDAL
- the LOC131691658 gene encoding uroporphyrinogen decarboxylase isoform X2 codes for the protein MVANKEFPPLKNDNLLRAARGEPVDRVPVWVMRQAGRYLPEFLEVRAKHEFFEICRTPELACEVTMQPLRRFDLDASIIFSDILVIPQALGITVEMKKGVGPVLPEPLVTPADLERLNQTGTIERLKYVGDAITMMRHLLDGKVPLIGFSGAPWTLMGYMIEGGGSKTMSKAKSWLTDYPEASKQLLNILTDQVIDYLLMQIKAGAQMLQVFESSAEYLSKEQYLTVCLPYLKRIRDDLHKKLADEGITPVPLTLFSKGAMHSLPEQAATGYDVIGLDWTIDPVEARELVGPNVTLQGNLDPQDLYKSPEELRELVLTMVRKFGKHRYIANLGHGITPQTPVESMTVLVKAVHDAL